Proteins encoded together in one Ipomoea triloba cultivar NCNSP0323 chromosome 4, ASM357664v1 window:
- the LOC116017441 gene encoding outer envelope pore protein 37, chloroplastic, with protein MPEAELHSPAPPPPNPSSALFVLKAPAPAPPLAAVKSESPPPPPPNGGGRGGFGPLLWLQSHRPKIRVTTEYDSDSTSFQHRISCKLLDSLAKVKLSFQNNGKGEISEPQVDLTSKYLSLHYDVEDQNAIVKANFDVTPGLQLEAVHDVKSQQGQVVMVADLAGPAYKFELSSSVPAIGMPRASFKFPYGEISLEQKEEEEEDVKKVFSINGILKGHILNGICSARYKDEDLNLRYCFKDEQMAFIPSISLPSNAVSFAFKRRFGPSDKLSYWYNFDSNDWSAVYKHTAGKDYKFKAGYDSEVRLGWASLWVGDEDGAAKTAPMKMKVQFMLQVPQDDIKSSTLMFRVKKRWDL; from the exons ATGCCGGAAGCGGAATTGCATTCcccggcgccgccgccgccaaacCCTAGCTCCGCCTTGTTTGTTCTCAAAGCACCTGCGCCGGCACCGCCATTAGCTGCGGTCAAATCTGAGTCTCCACCTCCACCACCTCCCAACGGCGGTGGCAGAGGAGGATTCGGTCCGCTTCTGTGGCTGCAGAGCCACCGGCCGAAGATAAGGGTGACGACTGAGTACGACAGTGACAGCACTTCGTTCCAGCACAGAATCTCGTGCAAGCTGCTGGACAGCTTGGCCAAGGTGAAGTTGTCGTTCCAGAATAACGGCAAGGGAGAGATTTCAGAGCCCCAAGTGGACTTGACTTCCAAGTACTTGTCCTTGCACTACGACGTCGAGGACCAGAACGCCATTGTCAAGGCTAATTTCGATGTCACTCCCGGCCTGCAACTGGAGGCAGTTCACGATGTCAAG TCTCAACAAGGACAGGTGGTAATGGTTGCAGACCTTGCGGGCCCTGCCTACAAGTTTGAATTGTCATCTAGTGTTCCAGCCATTGGCATG CCAAGAGCATCCTTTAAGTTTCCCTATGGTGAAATTTCACTAGAGCAgaaagaggaggaggaagaggatgTAAAGAAAGTGTTTTCCATTAATGGAATCCTCAAAGGTCATATTTTGAATGGAATTTGCAGTGCTCGATACAAGGATGAAGATTTGAATTTAAGATACTGCTTCAAG GATGAGCAAATGGCTTTTATTCCTAGTATTTCCTTGCCTTCAAATGCAGTATCATTCGCATTCAAGCGTCGATTTGGTCCTTCGGACAAGTTGAG TTACTGGtataattttgattcaaacGACTGGAGTGCTGTGTACAAACACACAGCTGGCAAAGACTACAAATTTAAAGCAGGTTATGATTCAGAGGTGCGACTTGGATGGGCATCTCTTTGG GTTGGAGACGAAGACGGTGCAGCAAAGACAGCCCCAATGAAGATGAAAGTCCAATTCATGCTTCAAGTGCCGCAAGATGATATCAAATCATCAACCCTGATGTTCCGCGTGAAGAAGAGATGGGACTTATGA
- the LOC116016783 gene encoding plant UBX domain-containing protein 7 isoform X2 yields the protein MDGALSASEQETLVDSFLEIAVGQSADTARQFLQATSWKLEEALQLFYVGNDGGVAAPSSYSPLENTAPLPDPSLSGSRKGSGDESEKQADRDEVRPPLPVIRDVLYDTAVIRGLPAMGGSAHEARSVVPFRNFEQEMKQPGVWETDKASNSADNLASLYRPPFALMYHGSFEKAKDAARVQNKWLLVNLQSTREFSSHMLNRDTWANEAVSQTIKTNFIFWQVYDDTEEGSKVRTYYKLDSIPVVLVVDPITGQKMRSWRGMVQPETLLEDLLPFMDGSPSDHVSLSHKRPRESPQAPPLHQDDAKEEDEELLQALAASMEGMKDTNVDALKESIESGIEGKETDVVKKPVYPPLPEEPKGDRNLVCRVGIRLPDGRRLQRNFLRSDPIQLLWSFCSSHLEETDAKPFRLTQAIPGATKSLDFDSNLTFEESGLANSMISVTWD from the exons ATGGACGGCGCGTTGTCGGCGTCCGAACAGGAGACCTTGGTCGATTCCTTCCTCGAGATCGCAGTTGGCCAGTCTGCCGATACCGCGCGCCAGTTCCTTCAG GCTACAAGTTGGAAGCTTGAGGAAGCACTTCAGCTTTTTTATGTTGGAAATGATGGAGGGGTGGCAGCACCATCATCATATTCCCCACTGGAAAACACTGCACCTCTGCCTGATCCCAGCTTGAG TGGATCTAGAAAAGGCTCGGGGGATGAAAGTGAAAAGCAAGCTGATAGAGACGAAGTACGACCACCTTTGCCTGTAATAAGGGATGTTCTTTATGACACTGCAGTGATTCGTGG ATTACCCGCAATGGGAGGTTCAGCACATGAAGCTCGTTCAGTGGTTCCCTTCCGCAATTTTGAGCAGGAAATGAAACAGCCTGGAGTGTGGGAAACAGACAAAGCATCTAATTCTGCAGACAATCTTGCTTCTTTGTATCGCCCACCTTTTGCTTTGATGTACCATGGATCTTTTGAAAAG GCAAAAGATGCTGCTAGAGTTCAGAACAAGTGGCTTCTTGTAAACCTTCAGTCTACAAGGGAGTTTAGTTCACATATG CTTAATCGTGACACATGGGCTAATGAAGCTGTTTCTCAGACAATCAAAACCAACTTCATCTTTTGGCAG GTGTATGATGATACAGAAGAGGGCAGCAAGGTTCGCACCTATTACAAGTTAGATTCAATTCCTGTGGTTCTGGTGGTTGACCCTATAACAGGTCAGAAGATGCGATCATGGCGTGGAATGGTCCAACCTGAAACTTTGCTGGAG GATCTGTTACCATTCATGGATGGTAGTCCATCAGATCATGTGAGTCTATCTCATAAACGACCTAGAGAAAGTCCTCAAGCACCTCCTCTACATCAAG ATGATGCTAAAGAAGAAGACGAGGAACTGCTTCAAGCATTGGCTGCTTCCATGGAAGGAATGAAGGATACTAATGTAGATGCTTTAAAAGAATCCATTGAGAGCGGTATTGAAGGAAAAGAAACAGATGTAGTGAAAAAGCCTGTTTATCCTCCTCTGCCTGAAGAACCCAAGGGTGATAGGAACCTCGTTTGCAGAGTCGGGATTCGCCTTCCTGATGGACGCAGACTTCAAAGAAACTTCTTACGCAGTGATCCAATTCAG CTGCTATGGTCCTTCTGCTCTTCTCATCTCGAGGAAACTGATGCAAAGCCATTTCGCTTGACACAAGCAATCCCTGGGGCTACAAAGTCTTTGGACTTTGATAGTAATTTAACCTTCGAGGAGTCGGGCCTTGCCAACTCCATGATTTCGGTAACTTGGGATTGA
- the LOC116016783 gene encoding plant UBX domain-containing protein 7 isoform X1 — MDGALSASEQETLVDSFLEIAVGQSADTARQFLQATSWKLEEALQLFYVGNDGGVAAPSSYSPLENTAPLPDPSLSSISGSRKGSGDESEKQADRDEVRPPLPVIRDVLYDTAVIRGLPAMGGSAHEARSVVPFRNFEQEMKQPGVWETDKASNSADNLASLYRPPFALMYHGSFEKAKDAARVQNKWLLVNLQSTREFSSHMLNRDTWANEAVSQTIKTNFIFWQVYDDTEEGSKVRTYYKLDSIPVVLVVDPITGQKMRSWRGMVQPETLLEDLLPFMDGSPSDHVSLSHKRPRESPQAPPLHQDDAKEEDEELLQALAASMEGMKDTNVDALKESIESGIEGKETDVVKKPVYPPLPEEPKGDRNLVCRVGIRLPDGRRLQRNFLRSDPIQLLWSFCSSHLEETDAKPFRLTQAIPGATKSLDFDSNLTFEESGLANSMISVTWD; from the exons ATGGACGGCGCGTTGTCGGCGTCCGAACAGGAGACCTTGGTCGATTCCTTCCTCGAGATCGCAGTTGGCCAGTCTGCCGATACCGCGCGCCAGTTCCTTCAG GCTACAAGTTGGAAGCTTGAGGAAGCACTTCAGCTTTTTTATGTTGGAAATGATGGAGGGGTGGCAGCACCATCATCATATTCCCCACTGGAAAACACTGCACCTCTGCCTGATCCCAGCTTGAG ttCGATTAGTGGATCTAGAAAAGGCTCGGGGGATGAAAGTGAAAAGCAAGCTGATAGAGACGAAGTACGACCACCTTTGCCTGTAATAAGGGATGTTCTTTATGACACTGCAGTGATTCGTGG ATTACCCGCAATGGGAGGTTCAGCACATGAAGCTCGTTCAGTGGTTCCCTTCCGCAATTTTGAGCAGGAAATGAAACAGCCTGGAGTGTGGGAAACAGACAAAGCATCTAATTCTGCAGACAATCTTGCTTCTTTGTATCGCCCACCTTTTGCTTTGATGTACCATGGATCTTTTGAAAAG GCAAAAGATGCTGCTAGAGTTCAGAACAAGTGGCTTCTTGTAAACCTTCAGTCTACAAGGGAGTTTAGTTCACATATG CTTAATCGTGACACATGGGCTAATGAAGCTGTTTCTCAGACAATCAAAACCAACTTCATCTTTTGGCAG GTGTATGATGATACAGAAGAGGGCAGCAAGGTTCGCACCTATTACAAGTTAGATTCAATTCCTGTGGTTCTGGTGGTTGACCCTATAACAGGTCAGAAGATGCGATCATGGCGTGGAATGGTCCAACCTGAAACTTTGCTGGAG GATCTGTTACCATTCATGGATGGTAGTCCATCAGATCATGTGAGTCTATCTCATAAACGACCTAGAGAAAGTCCTCAAGCACCTCCTCTACATCAAG ATGATGCTAAAGAAGAAGACGAGGAACTGCTTCAAGCATTGGCTGCTTCCATGGAAGGAATGAAGGATACTAATGTAGATGCTTTAAAAGAATCCATTGAGAGCGGTATTGAAGGAAAAGAAACAGATGTAGTGAAAAAGCCTGTTTATCCTCCTCTGCCTGAAGAACCCAAGGGTGATAGGAACCTCGTTTGCAGAGTCGGGATTCGCCTTCCTGATGGACGCAGACTTCAAAGAAACTTCTTACGCAGTGATCCAATTCAG CTGCTATGGTCCTTCTGCTCTTCTCATCTCGAGGAAACTGATGCAAAGCCATTTCGCTTGACACAAGCAATCCCTGGGGCTACAAAGTCTTTGGACTTTGATAGTAATTTAACCTTCGAGGAGTCGGGCCTTGCCAACTCCATGATTTCGGTAACTTGGGATTGA